A DNA window from Providencia huaxiensis contains the following coding sequences:
- a CDS encoding nucleotidyltransferase domain-containing protein, whose protein sequence is METDHESVSVLMRERIGKTLKEIEETHHVKILFACESGSRGWGFASRDSDYDVRFIYVHKLDWYLTLDKKRDVIEKPIDDELDVSGWELSKALKLMRNSNPALIEWLHSPIVYSKDEVFFAQLEQLAAQFYSPLKSRYHYLSISKRNLHTDFKGERVKLKKYLYLLRAVLALRWIEASKSMPPMAFSELVAATVTDTKVLAEIDELLVIKHQAVESDYGTRRTAIDKLVLEVIANAERMQFPDPACRDSRLLDDFFRKTALENN, encoded by the coding sequence ATGGAAACTGACCATGAAAGTGTATCCGTGCTAATGAGAGAACGGATAGGAAAAACACTCAAAGAAATAGAAGAAACTCATCACGTTAAAATACTGTTTGCGTGTGAATCAGGCAGTCGCGGTTGGGGCTTTGCCTCCCGCGACAGCGACTATGATGTTCGATTTATCTATGTTCACAAACTCGATTGGTACCTAACATTAGATAAAAAACGCGATGTGATAGAAAAGCCAATTGATGATGAGCTGGATGTATCGGGTTGGGAGCTATCTAAAGCATTGAAATTAATGCGTAACTCTAACCCTGCATTAATCGAGTGGCTACACTCACCTATTGTATATTCTAAAGATGAGGTATTTTTTGCTCAACTGGAGCAACTGGCGGCACAATTTTATTCGCCATTAAAATCACGTTATCACTATTTATCAATAAGTAAGCGCAATTTACATACTGATTTTAAAGGTGAGCGCGTTAAATTAAAAAAATATCTTTATTTATTACGGGCGGTATTAGCTTTACGTTGGATAGAAGCAAGCAAGAGTATGCCACCAATGGCATTTTCTGAATTAGTCGCGGCCACAGTCACGGATACCAAGGTACTCGCAGAGATAGATGAACTACTCGTTATTAAGCACCAAGCGGTTGAAAGCGATTATGGCACGAGGCGAACAGCTATTGATAAGCTCGTTCTGGAAGTTATCGCCAATGCAGAGCGTATGCAATTTCCAGATCCTGCTTGTCGTGACAGCCGATTATTAGATGACTTTTTTCGTAAAACTGCGTTAGAAAATAATTAA
- a CDS encoding RtcB family protein, whose translation MINNKFNELIQENGVPVKMWTNGVPVDPKAVTQLQNTAKMPFIFKHLAVMPDVHVGKGSTIGSVIPTKGAIIPAAVGVDIGCGMIAVRTSLTASDLPDSLQNIRFAIEAAVPHGRTTHRHGRDKGAWHRTPDIVDSHWAHLDEEFKRICDKYPKLRQTNHYNHLGTLGTGNHFIELCLDEQDRVWVMLHSGSRGVGNAIGNLFITLAQKDMQQHIANLPDRDLAYFEEGSVHFNDYMEAVGWAQDFARHNREVMMHRVLEALSREIPKPFTTQQEAVNCHHNYVQKEQHFGEEVLVTRKGAVSARKGQMGIIPGSMGAKSFIVRGLGDEESFCSCSHGAGRVMSRTEAKKRFSVSDQKMATAHVECRKDSDVIDEIPMAYKDIDAVMAAQSSLVEIVHTLRQVVCVKG comes from the coding sequence ATGATAAATAATAAATTCAACGAATTAATTCAAGAAAATGGCGTGCCTGTAAAAATGTGGACCAACGGTGTACCCGTTGATCCTAAAGCGGTAACACAACTACAAAACACCGCAAAAATGCCGTTTATTTTTAAGCACCTAGCCGTAATGCCTGATGTGCATGTCGGGAAAGGTTCAACCATTGGGAGCGTGATTCCAACCAAAGGCGCGATTATCCCTGCGGCAGTGGGGGTGGATATTGGTTGTGGAATGATTGCCGTGCGAACGTCTTTAACGGCATCTGATTTACCTGATAGCTTGCAAAATATCCGTTTTGCTATCGAAGCTGCAGTACCGCACGGTCGAACCACGCATCGACATGGACGTGATAAGGGGGCTTGGCATCGTACACCAGATATTGTTGATAGCCACTGGGCGCATTTGGATGAAGAGTTCAAACGTATCTGTGATAAATACCCAAAACTGCGTCAGACGAACCATTACAACCACTTAGGAACATTGGGAACGGGAAATCACTTTATTGAGCTGTGTTTGGATGAACAAGACCGTGTATGGGTAATGTTACATAGCGGGTCGCGAGGTGTGGGAAACGCGATTGGTAACTTGTTTATCACGTTGGCGCAAAAAGATATGCAACAGCATATCGCTAATTTGCCGGATAGAGATCTCGCTTATTTTGAAGAAGGTAGCGTGCACTTTAATGACTATATGGAAGCGGTAGGTTGGGCGCAGGACTTTGCTCGCCATAACCGTGAAGTGATGATGCACCGCGTATTGGAAGCGCTATCGCGTGAAATTCCAAAACCATTTACGACCCAACAAGAGGCCGTAAATTGTCACCATAATTATGTGCAAAAAGAGCAGCACTTTGGTGAAGAAGTACTGGTAACCCGAAAAGGCGCGGTGTCAGCGCGAAAAGGCCAAATGGGGATCATACCAGGATCTATGGGAGCAAAAAGTTTTATCGTGCGCGGTTTAGGTGATGAAGAAAGCTTTTGTTCCTGTAGCCACGGTGCAGGACGCGTAATGAGCCGAACAGAGGCGAAAAAACGTTTCTCAGTCAGCGACCAAAAAATGGCTACCGCCCATGTGGAATGCCGAAAAGACAGTGACGTGATTGACGAAATACCGATGGCGTACAAAGACATCGACGCAGTTATGGCAGCTCAATCATCATTAGTAGAAATTGTTCATACCCTACGCCAAGTGGTGTGTGTGAAGGGGTAA
- a CDS encoding slipin family protein codes for MKSLLETGTYGYWNIKQKPEIQVIDVCSQSIDKPVDYVLAEQIRQYHPDWIASHGVDIDLSDDEVGFLYSHHNLVEILSPATRRLYWKVGDSLKVEKQKVGEIVLSETLIQRLSGKKRIKGHELCLVAQVPAWHMGVLKIDGEVENLLEPGTYGYWRIEHTPEVEVIDTRLQSLEVSGQEILTKDKVTLRINLCANWRYHDILLAFSKLSQPVEHLYRELQFSLREIVGTRTLDELLENKQLVDELMLTQVVQCVAEFGLEIDSIGVKDIILPGDMRTILSQVVEAEKSAQANVIRRREETAATRSLLNTAKVMENNPVALRLKELETLESIAHRIDQISVYGGLDQVLNGLVKIKE; via the coding sequence ATAAAAAGTTTATTAGAAACTGGAACTTATGGATATTGGAATATCAAGCAAAAACCAGAAATACAGGTCATTGATGTTTGCTCGCAATCTATTGATAAACCAGTCGATTACGTATTAGCGGAACAAATTCGCCAATATCACCCAGATTGGATAGCATCCCACGGGGTCGATATTGATTTATCGGATGATGAAGTTGGCTTTTTATATTCACACCATAATTTGGTTGAAATTTTATCCCCAGCGACTCGACGTTTGTACTGGAAAGTCGGTGATAGCTTGAAGGTTGAGAAACAGAAGGTCGGTGAAATCGTGTTATCAGAAACCTTGATACAACGTTTAAGTGGCAAAAAGCGTATTAAAGGTCATGAGCTATGTTTAGTCGCTCAAGTACCTGCATGGCATATGGGCGTGCTGAAAATTGATGGTGAAGTCGAAAACTTGCTTGAACCGGGTACTTATGGCTACTGGCGTATCGAACACACACCCGAAGTTGAGGTGATTGATACCCGTTTACAGTCATTAGAAGTCAGCGGGCAAGAGATTTTAACCAAAGACAAAGTCACACTGCGGATCAATCTGTGTGCTAACTGGCGTTATCACGATATTTTATTGGCATTCTCAAAATTGAGTCAGCCTGTAGAGCATTTATACCGTGAATTACAGTTTTCATTAAGGGAAATCGTTGGTACTCGAACCTTAGATGAATTGTTAGAAAACAAGCAGTTAGTTGATGAATTGATGCTAACTCAAGTAGTGCAGTGTGTGGCTGAGTTTGGCCTAGAAATTGATAGCATCGGTGTAAAAGACATCATTTTACCAGGGGATATGAGAACAATTTTATCCCAAGTGGTAGAAGCCGAAAAATCGGCACAAGCGAACGTGATCCGCCGCCGCGAAGAAACTGCCGCGACGCGCTCACTGTTAAATACTGCAAAAGTGATGGAAAACAACCCCGTTGCACTGCGTTTAAAAGAGCTTGAGACCTTAGAAAGTATCGCACATCGGATCGACCAAATTTCTGTTTACGGCGGTCTAGACCAAGTATTAAACGGATTAGTAAAAATTAAGGAATAA
- the rtcR gene encoding RNA repair transcriptional activator RtcR has product MSEKRKVVIGVLGTVLDRRGKKANRWTKWRPTVGLCQQPDLDVGRFELLHQVNDYSMAHRVKEDIEQASPNTEVVLHEVDIADPWDFEEVYTSLLDFSSHYQFDTDNEEYLVHITTGTHVVQICWFLLTEAHYLPAKLIQTSPSQKGREKDPIGIHTVIDLDLSRYTHITSRFQTEQQQQVSFLKSGIATRNAAFNTMIEQIERVALRSKAPILLNGPTGAGRSFLARRIYQLRESRHQVKGRFVEVNCATLRGDNAMSTLFGHVKGAFTGAINPRRGLLKEADGGILFLDEIAELGLDEQAMLLKAIEEKSFFPYGSDEEIHSDFQLIAGTHRNLAQQVEEGKFREDLFARINMWTFVLPGLRDRREDIEPNVDYELAKFCQDQQSHIRFDSEARNVYVKFACSPQALWRGNFRELGASISRMATFAERGRITKAVAEEEISRLQAQWQTKSTNTLPKQIGEIDLFDQPQLAMVLEVCRRSSSLSEAGRELFAVSRQHKKQPNDADRLRKYLAKFGLDWNGVKGR; this is encoded by the coding sequence ATGAGTGAAAAACGTAAGGTTGTTATTGGGGTATTGGGTACCGTACTAGACAGGCGAGGCAAAAAAGCCAACCGCTGGACAAAATGGCGGCCAACGGTTGGCCTTTGCCAACAGCCTGATTTGGATGTTGGTCGTTTTGAATTACTTCATCAGGTGAATGACTATAGCATGGCACACCGGGTGAAAGAGGATATTGAGCAAGCCTCTCCCAATACAGAAGTGGTGCTGCATGAGGTGGATATTGCTGACCCGTGGGATTTCGAAGAGGTGTATACCTCATTACTGGATTTTTCTTCGCATTATCAATTTGATACTGATAATGAAGAATATCTGGTACACATCACGACGGGTACCCATGTGGTACAAATTTGTTGGTTTTTATTAACGGAAGCTCACTATTTACCTGCCAAATTAATTCAAACGTCACCGAGCCAAAAAGGGCGAGAAAAAGACCCTATCGGTATTCATACCGTGATTGACCTTGACTTAAGCCGTTATACCCATATCACCAGCCGTTTCCAAACAGAGCAGCAACAGCAGGTTTCGTTTTTAAAATCGGGTATTGCCACCCGCAACGCGGCATTTAATACCATGATTGAGCAAATCGAACGTGTCGCGCTGCGTTCTAAAGCCCCGATTTTACTCAATGGGCCAACGGGGGCGGGGAGGTCTTTCTTAGCTAGGCGAATTTATCAACTGCGTGAAAGCCGCCACCAAGTTAAAGGGCGTTTTGTGGAAGTAAACTGTGCCACCTTACGTGGTGATAACGCCATGTCGACGCTGTTTGGTCATGTGAAAGGGGCATTCACAGGGGCAATCAACCCAAGGCGTGGGTTACTGAAAGAAGCGGATGGCGGCATTTTATTTCTTGATGAAATTGCGGAGCTAGGCCTTGATGAGCAAGCAATGCTACTGAAAGCCATCGAAGAAAAAAGCTTTTTCCCTTATGGTTCAGATGAAGAAATTCACAGTGATTTTCAATTAATTGCGGGGACTCACCGTAATTTGGCGCAGCAAGTGGAGGAGGGCAAATTTCGTGAAGACCTATTTGCCCGTATCAATATGTGGACGTTTGTGTTACCGGGCTTGCGTGACCGCCGTGAAGACATCGAGCCAAATGTGGATTATGAATTAGCTAAGTTTTGCCAAGACCAGCAAAGTCACATTCGTTTTGATAGTGAAGCTCGTAATGTGTATGTGAAGTTTGCCTGTTCCCCTCAGGCCCTGTGGCGTGGCAATTTCCGTGAGTTGGGGGCATCCATTAGCCGGATGGCCACTTTTGCCGAACGCGGGCGCATTACCAAAGCGGTGGCCGAAGAGGAAATTAGCCGCTTGCAAGCCCAATGGCAAACAAAATCAACCAATACATTACCCAAGCAAATTGGTGAGATTGATTTATTCGACCAACCACAGTTGGCAATGGTGCTTGAAGTTTGCCGCCGTTCATCTTCCTTGTCAGAGGCGGGGCGTGAGCTGTTTGCCGTTTCGCGGCAACACAAAAAACAGCCCAATGACGCGGACAGGCTGCGAAAGTATCTCGCTAAATTTGGGTTGGATTGGAATGGGGTGAAGGGTAGGTAA